The Mercurialis annua linkage group LG2, ddMerAnnu1.2, whole genome shotgun sequence genome contains a region encoding:
- the LOC126667940 gene encoding sorting nexin 2B-like: MMGSDNQSGFEEAHLYASPEEMENLVLDDNHNNNNNGNKSLADYRSAMSSLSNAHHPLCPPPPDSDPLLSPPPYRNLSNISPPDNTSYIEPPSYADVIFSPFDESTVNDINGLDSPTRSSDSTASLSRSPSSTSDYIKITVSNPQKEQETSNSLVPGGNTYVTYLITTRTNIPGFNGSEFSVRRRFKDVVTLSDRLAESYRGFFIPPRPDKNVVESQVMQKQEFVEQRRVALEKYLRRLATHPVIRQSDELKAFLQAQGKLPLATSTDVASRMLDGAVKLPKQLFGEGGAVAPHEVVQPAKGGRDLLRLFKELKQSVANDWGGSKPQAVEEDKEFLENRERMQDLEQQLGNASQQAESLVKAQQDMGETMGELGLAFIKLTKFENEEAIFNSQRVRAADMKNVATAAVKASRFYRELNAQTVKHLDTLHEYLGLMLSVHGAFSDRSSALLTVQTLLSDLSSLQLRAEKLEAASSKIFGGDKSRIRKIEELKETIRATEDAKNVAIREYERIKENNKAELERLDRERHADFLNMLKGFVLNQVGYAEKIANVWAKVADETSAYAKEST; the protein is encoded by the exons atgaTGGGATCCGATAACCAAAGCGGGTTCGAGGAAGCCCATCTTTACGCATCCCCAGAAGAAATGGAAAATCTTGTGTTAGACGACAACcataacaacaacaacaacggTAACAAATCTCTCGCCGATTACCGTTCTGCCATGTCATCACTTTCCAACGCACACCACCCGCTCTGTCCGCCTCCGCCGGATTCCGATCCTCTGCTCTCGCCTCCGCCGTATCGGAATCTTAGCAACATCTCCCCTCCTGACAACACATCCTACATCGAACCTCCGTCTTACGCCGATGTTATTTTCAGTCCGTTTGATGAAAGTACAGTCAACGATATCAACGGTTTGGATAGCCCCACCAGGTCTTCGGATTCCACTGCTTCTTTATCAAGATCGCCGTCTTCTACGTCCGATTACATTAAAATAACCGTTTCGAATCCGCAGAAAGAGCAGGAGACGTCGAATTCGCTTGTTCCGGGAGGTAATACTTACGTTACGTACTTAATTACTACGCGAACGAATATTCCAGGGTTTAATGGATCTGAATTTAGTGTTAGGAGACGGTTTAAAGATGTGGTTACTTTGTCTGATCGCTTAGCGGAGTCGTATAGAGGGTTTTTTATACCGCCCAGACCCGATAAGAATGTTGTTGAGAGTCAAGTGATGCAAAAGCAGGAGTTTGTTGAGCAGAGGAGAGTTGCATTGGAGAAGTACTTGAGGAGATTAGCGACACATCCTGTTATTAGGCAAAGTGATGAGTTGAAAGCCTTTTTACAGGCGCAAGGGAAACTGCCGTTGGCGACGAGTACTGATGTGGCGTCGAGGATGCTTGATGGGGCTGTTAAGTTGCCAAAGCAGTTGTTTGGTGAGGGTGGGGCGGTTGCCCCACATGAAGTGGTGCAGCCCGCGAAAGGAGGGAGGGATTTGCTGAGGTTGTTTAAGGAGTTGAAGCAGTCTGTTGCTAATGATTGGGGAGGATCAAAGCCGCAGGCTGTGGAAGAAGATAAAGAGTTTTTAGAGAATAGGGAGAGGATGCAGGATCTTGAGCAACAACTCGGGAATGCTTCTCAGCAG GCTGAATCGCTGGTGAAAGCGCAACAAGATATGGGTGAAACAATGGGAGAGTTGGGATTAGCAtttatcaaattgactaaatttGAGAATGAAGAGGCTATCTTTAACTCTCAGAGAGTCCGGGCTGCTGACATGAAAAATGTTGCGACAGCTGCTGTTAAAGCAAGCAGATTCTATCGGGAGCTAAATGCACAGACCGTCAAGCATTTG GATACTCTCCATGAATACCTTGGGTTGATGCTATCTGTCCATGGTGCCTTCTCAGATCGTTCTAGTGCTTTGCTGACTGTTCAAACACTCTTATCTGATTTGTCCTCGTTACAATTGAGGGCTGAAAAACTTGAAGCTGCATCTTCAAAGATTTTTGGCGGTGACAAGTCCCGGATTCGGAAGATTGAGGAGTTGAAAGAAACCATAAGAGCTACCGAGGATGCGAAAAATGTCGCGATAAGAGAGTATGAACGGATCAAG GAGAACAACAAGGCTGAACTTGAAAGGCTTGACAGAGAAAGGCATGCTGACTTTTTAAACATGCTGAAGGGGTTTGTTCTTAATCAG GTGGGATATGCAGAGAAAATTGCAAATGTGTGGGCGAAGGTCGCAGACGAGACCAGCGCATATGCAAAAGAGAGTACCTAA